The following coding sequences lie in one Streptomyces venezuelae genomic window:
- the lysA gene encoding diaminopimelate decarboxylase, whose amino-acid sequence MTTLRVPPLPSPSLSPTKLPSPAPAAPTAPAAPATPADTDLSIWPATTTQPAHGDLTVGGVPLTDLAERFGTPAYLIDEADVRARCRTYRRAFPDADVLYAAKAFLCRAMAHWVEEEGLGLDVCSAGELELAVTTGFPADRIVLHGNAKSPHDLAAALRLGVGRIVIDSASEIARLAAAVPPGSRQKVLVRVAPGIAAGGHAKIRTGTDDQKFGLSLTDGSAQHAVARILGQPTLQLVGLHCHLGSQITTEKPFLAAVRRMVGLMARIKDQHGLTLPELDLGGGHGIAYRPGEEALDIAALARRVRAELVGSCAAADLPVPRLTVEPGRAIAGPAGVALYRVLAVKRTAARTFVAVDGGMSDNPRPALYGVRYLPRLVGRRSTAEPAPVTVVGRHCEAGDILASDVALPGDVRPGDLLGVPVAGAYHLSMASGYNLVGRPPVVAVADGHARLLVRRESLEDFRSRDIGL is encoded by the coding sequence ATGACCACACTGCGCGTACCCCCGCTCCCGTCCCCGTCCCTGTCCCCCACGAAGCTCCCGTCCCCCGCCCCGGCGGCGCCGACCGCCCCTGCCGCCCCCGCCACCCCCGCCGACACCGACCTCTCCATCTGGCCCGCGACCACCACCCAGCCCGCCCACGGCGACCTCACCGTCGGCGGTGTTCCGCTCACCGACCTCGCGGAGCGCTTCGGCACCCCCGCCTACCTCATCGACGAGGCCGACGTGCGCGCCCGCTGTCGTACGTATCGGCGGGCCTTTCCGGACGCCGACGTCCTCTACGCCGCCAAGGCGTTCCTGTGCCGCGCCATGGCGCACTGGGTGGAGGAGGAGGGCCTCGGCCTCGACGTGTGCTCCGCGGGGGAACTGGAGCTCGCCGTCACCACCGGCTTTCCCGCGGACCGCATCGTGCTGCACGGCAACGCGAAGAGCCCGCACGACCTGGCCGCCGCCCTCCGGCTCGGCGTGGGCCGGATCGTCATCGACAGCGCGTCCGAGATCGCCCGGCTCGCCGCCGCCGTGCCGCCGGGCAGCCGCCAGAAGGTGCTGGTGCGGGTGGCGCCCGGCATCGCCGCGGGCGGGCACGCCAAGATCCGGACCGGCACCGACGACCAGAAGTTCGGGCTCTCCCTCACGGACGGTTCCGCCCAGCACGCGGTCGCCCGCATCCTCGGCCAGCCGACCCTGCAACTGGTGGGTCTGCACTGCCACCTCGGCTCCCAGATCACCACCGAGAAGCCCTTCCTCGCCGCCGTGCGCCGCATGGTCGGCCTGATGGCCCGCATCAAGGACCAGCACGGGCTCACCCTGCCCGAACTGGACCTCGGAGGCGGGCACGGCATCGCGTACCGGCCCGGCGAGGAGGCACTCGACATCGCCGCGCTCGCCCGCAGGGTGCGGGCCGAACTGGTCGGAAGCTGCGCGGCGGCGGACCTGCCGGTGCCCCGCCTGACCGTCGAGCCCGGACGCGCCATCGCGGGCCCCGCCGGAGTCGCGCTCTACCGGGTCCTCGCGGTCAAGCGCACCGCCGCGCGGACCTTCGTCGCCGTCGACGGCGGCATGAGCGACAACCCGCGGCCGGCCCTGTACGGCGTGCGCTACCTGCCCCGGCTCGTCGGACGCCGCTCCACCGCCGAACCCGCCCCGGTGACCGTCGTCGGCCGGCACTGCGAAGCCGGCGACATCCTCGCCTCCGATGTCGCGCTGCCCGGCGACGTGCGGCCGGGCGACCTGCTCGGCGTCCCCGTCGCCGGGGCGTACCACCTGTCGATGGCGTCCGGCTACAACCTCGTCGGCCGTCCGCCCGTGGTCGCCGTGGCCGACGGACACGCCCGGCTGCTGGTCCGCAGGGAGTCGCTGGAGGACTTCAGGAGCCGGGACATCGGCCTATAG
- a CDS encoding GNAT family N-acetyltransferase, giving the protein MMQLPPHHLPAVPRWFAPGSPGPASLPEHVATTGVGRWWADRALDPRTVAVSCAGHVLLRGDPNSVAPDLLAPFARSHVEAPARFLPVLGAAFDRLVPAERMVYVHREPVPPPRPPRGVTVRRLTASDAPALAALSPDSTWIHDSWGGPEGLAGSGHAWAAVDKGGDVAAVACSYFTGQTYEDVAVLTTPERRRERLALACVTALCADVAARGRTASWSCGRDNRPSRLLAWTAGFRLHREYVQYVTGKALAPPRTSTDVPA; this is encoded by the coding sequence ATGATGCAGCTTCCCCCGCACCACCTGCCCGCCGTGCCGCGCTGGTTCGCGCCCGGCTCCCCCGGGCCCGCGTCCCTCCCCGAGCACGTCGCCACCACCGGCGTCGGCCGCTGGTGGGCCGACCGCGCCCTCGACCCGCGTACCGTCGCGGTCTCCTGCGCGGGCCACGTGCTGCTGCGCGGCGACCCGAACAGCGTCGCGCCCGACCTGCTCGCGCCGTTCGCCCGCAGCCACGTCGAGGCCCCCGCCCGCTTCCTGCCGGTGCTCGGCGCCGCCTTCGACCGCCTCGTACCGGCCGAGCGCATGGTGTACGTCCATCGCGAGCCGGTGCCACCGCCGCGGCCGCCGCGGGGCGTGACCGTACGCCGCCTGACGGCCTCCGACGCGCCCGCGCTCGCCGCGCTCTCCCCCGACTCGACGTGGATCCACGACAGTTGGGGCGGCCCGGAGGGGCTGGCCGGCTCCGGGCACGCCTGGGCGGCGGTGGACAAGGGCGGCGACGTCGCCGCCGTGGCCTGCAGCTACTTCACCGGACAGACGTACGAGGACGTGGCCGTGCTGACCACCCCCGAGCGCCGCCGCGAACGCCTCGCCCTCGCCTGCGTCACCGCCCTGTGCGCGGACGTCGCCGCGCGCGGCCGCACGGCGAGCTGGTCGTGCGGCCGCGACAACCGGCCCAGCCGTCTGCTGGCCTGGACGGCGGGGTTCCGGCTGCACCGCGAGTACGTGCAGTACGTCACGGGGAAGGCGCTCGCACCGCCCCGGACCTCCACCGACGTCCCGGCGTGA
- a CDS encoding cytochrome P450: MLDNTLQLLTKGYAWLPDLSRRNGPGPVRTRLLGKPVVALRGPAAVGFFYDEDHVRRRTALPEPVLSTLFGKGAVHTLDGEEHRKRKALFVTVLKDTDGVAGLARHVEQEWERSAKEWAGRPQVTLFDEVSLLITRAVCAWAGAPLPEHPDDEARRTAEDLVAMVDGFATAGPRHWKARRARQRQEGRLARLVEDLRSAGGEVSDGDGRPPSVVAAVAFHRDADGELLDPRTAAVEILNILRPTVAVTWYTVFGAHALHRNPALRERLAARDEGYARAFAHEVRRFYPFAPFVAGLAPADIEWHGEPIPEGAMVLLDLYGQNHDPELWNSPYVFDPDRFDGREPGRDELVPQGGGEVSQGHRCPGEDVTLAVLSTLLPHLARLDYDVPQQDLRITLHRMPTRPRSGFVITGVR, translated from the coding sequence ATGCTGGACAACACGCTGCAGCTGCTCACCAAGGGCTACGCGTGGCTCCCCGACCTGAGCCGCCGCAACGGGCCGGGGCCCGTCCGCACCCGCCTGCTCGGCAAGCCGGTCGTCGCGCTGCGCGGACCCGCGGCCGTCGGGTTCTTCTACGACGAGGACCACGTCCGCCGCCGCACGGCCCTGCCCGAGCCGGTGCTGAGCACGCTCTTCGGCAAGGGGGCGGTGCACACGCTCGACGGCGAGGAGCACCGTAAGCGCAAGGCGCTCTTCGTGACGGTCCTGAAGGACACGGACGGCGTCGCGGGCCTCGCGCGCCACGTCGAGCAGGAGTGGGAGCGGTCGGCCAAGGAGTGGGCGGGCCGCCCGCAGGTCACGCTGTTCGACGAGGTGAGCCTGCTGATCACGCGGGCCGTGTGCGCCTGGGCGGGCGCCCCGCTGCCCGAGCACCCAGACGACGAAGCGCGGCGGACCGCCGAGGACCTCGTGGCGATGGTCGACGGCTTCGCCACCGCCGGGCCACGGCACTGGAAGGCGCGGCGCGCCCGGCAGCGCCAGGAGGGCCGCCTGGCCCGCCTCGTGGAGGACCTCCGCTCGGCCGGGGGAGAGGTGTCCGACGGGGACGGGCGCCCGCCGTCCGTGGTGGCCGCCGTCGCCTTCCACCGGGACGCCGACGGCGAGCTGCTCGATCCGCGTACGGCCGCCGTGGAGATCCTCAACATCCTGCGGCCCACCGTCGCCGTCACCTGGTACACGGTGTTCGGCGCGCACGCCCTGCACCGCAATCCGGCACTGCGGGAGCGCCTCGCCGCGCGGGACGAGGGCTACGCCCGCGCGTTCGCCCACGAGGTACGGCGCTTCTACCCGTTCGCGCCGTTCGTCGCCGGTCTCGCCCCCGCCGACATCGAGTGGCACGGCGAGCCGATCCCCGAGGGCGCCATGGTCCTCCTCGACCTCTACGGACAGAACCACGACCCGGAGCTGTGGAACTCCCCGTACGTCTTCGACCCCGACCGGTTCGACGGCCGCGAGCCCGGCCGCGACGAACTCGTCCCGCAGGGCGGCGGCGAGGTTTCCCAGGGGCACCGCTGCCCGGGCGAGGACGTCACCCTCGCCGTCCTCAGCACCCTGCTCCCGCACCTCGCGCGACTCGACTACGACGTCCCCCAGCAGGACCTGCGCATCACCCTGCACCGCATGCCGACCAGGCCCCGCAGTGGCTTCGTCATCACCGGAGTGCGCTGA
- a CDS encoding SAV_915 family protein, with the protein MAELLYAEDPEPCEPGPAGPLFVPVRPGPAGCVARLFRTPVGGRTAVAFTTPRLLRAALGPRQPWIRLSEPALRSLAEPLGVGRITVDPRLAAHPVGPHRTTAAPCATRGTEPLVGALTTRNG; encoded by the coding sequence ATGGCCGAGCTCCTGTACGCCGAGGACCCCGAGCCCTGCGAACCCGGCCCGGCCGGACCGCTGTTCGTCCCCGTCCGGCCGGGACCCGCGGGCTGTGTGGCCCGCCTGTTCCGCACACCCGTCGGCGGCCGCACCGCCGTCGCCTTCACGACCCCCCGGCTCCTGCGCGCGGCGCTCGGCCCCCGGCAGCCGTGGATCCGGCTCTCCGAACCGGCACTCCGGTCCCTCGCCGAACCACTCGGCGTCGGTCGGATCACCGTCGACCCCCGGCTCGCCGCCCACCCCGTCGGCCCCCACCGGACGACCGCCGCCCCGTGCGCGACCCGCGGGACCGAGCCCCTGGTGGGCGCCCTGACCACACGGAACGGCTGA